From Melospiza melodia melodia isolate bMelMel2 chromosome 31, bMelMel2.pri, whole genome shotgun sequence, one genomic window encodes:
- the CCDC65 gene encoding LOW QUALITY PROTEIN: dynein regulatory complex subunit 2 (The sequence of the model RefSeq protein was modified relative to this genomic sequence to represent the inferred CDS: inserted 1 base in 1 codon) translates to MARSQLSAPTSAEAELLLLQRQALVEEEQAKIKRALLTRFMQEKLSREEQSSLWGLHKVRTLWRSAQRKAKDKELRQDIEILSQTFSRVMDCKDGTIEALVTELKQAEEQQNRALSSHLDLTDQLLNLQRRRLEYLEQGFSAQVGALKADFEAERKAMLEQRDWESWVLQQMELAMEEEHSRSEQAALLNFQSARDDIKNKARGHGGAVLAGSAVQPPAAGGQARGAVGADPDSTQELRQATEKKKVELEELKKKCERTSSEINVQDMVTATRAQIAAHLRRSEEQTQRIRGDREDAQQKLQKLRSQISGAGATAHTHLVTLCSQCAATLKVLQQLVEKAQRLLRLAELCRRLETEEEKVLPFYXSSLGELEQQKARMVLEETASQPLARVMKDYIGLERFWQRFNKAKLEEKGLEKARAALAARPDQELRRLLQQYLAGATITRGSS, encoded by the exons ATGGCGAGGTCCCAACTCAGTGCCCCCACGTCGGCCGAggccgagctgctgctgctgcagagacaaGCGCTGGTTGAGGAGGAGCAGGCCAAAATCAAGAGGGCGCTGCTCACCCGCTTCATGCAG GAGAAGCTGAGCcgggaggagcagagcagcctctGGGGTCTCCACAAGGTCCGCACGCTCTGGCGCTCAGCCCAACGCAAGGCCAAGGACAAAGAGCTGCGCCAGGACATCGAGATCCTCAGCCAGACCTTCTCAAGGGTCATGGACTGCAAGGATGGCACCATTGAG gcgCTGGTGACGGAGCTGAAgcaagcagaggagcagcagaacCGAGCCCTGAGCAGCCACCTGGACCTCACAGACCAACTGCTGAACCTGCAGCGCCGCCGCCTGGAATACCTGGAGCAGGGCTTTAGTGCCCAGGTGGGCGCCCTGAAGGCCGACTTTGAGGCTGAGAG GaaggccatgctggagcagcGGGACTGGGAAAGCTGGGTCCTGCAGCAAATGGAGCTGGCCATGGAGGAGGAGCACTCCAGGAGCGAGCAGGCGGCCTTGCTGAACTTCCAGAGCGCCAGGGATGACATCAAAAACAAGGCAAGGGGGCAtggaggggctg tgctggcaggATCAGCAGTACAGccgcctgcagctgggggccaggctcgaggggctgtgggagcagatCCAGACAGCACGCAGGAACTACGCCAGGCCACCGAGAAGAAGAAggtggagctggaggagctcaAGAAGAAGTGTGagaggacttccagcgagatcaACGTGCAG GACATGGTCACGGCCACTCGGGCGCAGATCGCGGCTCACCTGCGCCGGAGCGAGGAGCAGACGCAGCGCATCCGCGGCGACCGCGAGGACGCCCAGCAGAAGCTGCAGAAGCTCCGCTCTCAGATCAGCGGCGCCGGCGCCACGGCTCACACCCACCTGGTGACACTCTGCTCCCAGTGTGCTGCCACCCTcaaggtgctgcagcagctggtgGAGAAG GCTCAGCGCCTCCTGCGCCTGGCTGAGCTGTGCCGCAGGCTGGAGACAGaagaggagaaggtgctgcccttcT CCTCCTCGCTGGGCGAGCTGGAGCAGCAAAAAGCCCGCATGGTCCTGGAGGAGACGGCCAGCCAGCCCCTGGCACGG GTGATGAAGGACTACATTGGGCTGGAGAGGTTCTGGcagaggttcaacaaggccaagctgGAGGAGAAGGGGCTGGAGAAGGCACGGGCAGCCTTGGCAGCCAGGCCagaccaggagctcaggaggCTCCTCCAGCAGTACCTGGCGGGGGCTACAATCACCAGAGG CTCCAGCTGA
- the FKBP11 gene encoding peptidyl-prolyl cis-trans isomerase FKBP11 gives MWVRRWGRRADAVVRELHRASASRPSRSGTGAGDSNEVPTIPPPRARGGGSRLPTVCPPERGHILGVPTDGFAGAGSVPPGSSRPAGSGVPWKSGGVFGVSVGSLWGLFEISVGSLWGLCGVSVGSLWGLFGVSVGLCGVFGVSVGLCGVSLRSLSLRGLFGVSVGSLWGLCGVSLRSLWGLCGVSSLWGLFGSLWGLSEVSVGSLWVSLGSLVSLGSLWADALLRFEVELVGLSRASYWQKVLNEVVPLLCLALVPALLGLIGFHLYRKASSPKLSKKKQKEEKRNKAKKK, from the exons ATGTGGGTGCGCCGGTGGGGCCGGCGTGCCGATGCCGTCGTCCGGGAGCTGCACCGGGCGTCAGCATCGCGTCCGTCCCGGAGCGGCACCGGCGCCGGTGACAGCAATGAGGTGCCAACCATCCCCCCACCGCGGGCACGGGGCGGGGGATCCCGGCTGCCCACCGTGTGCCCACCGGAGCGGGGGCATATCCTGGGTGTCCCCACGGACGGGTTTGCTGGGGCCGGTTCCGTTCCACCGGGCTCCAGCCGGCCCGCGGGCTCGGGTGTCCCTTGGAAGAGCGGCGGAG tctttggggtctctgtggggtctctgtggggtctcttTGAGAtctctgtggggtctctgtggggtctctgtggggtctctgtggggtctctgtggggtctctttggggtctctgtgggtctctgtggggtctttggggtctctgtgggtctctgtggggtctcttTGAGAtctct GTCTCTTCGAGGTCTctttggggtctctgtggggtctctttggggtctctgtggggtctcaTTGAGGTCTCtctggggtctctgtggggtctct tctctgtggggtctctttgggtctctgtggggtctctctgaggtctctgtggggtctctttgggtctctttggggtctctt GTCTCTTTGGGGTCTCTTTGGG CTGACGCTCTGCTGCGCTTCGAGGTGGAGCTGGTGGGGCTGTCCCGTGCCAGTTACTGGCAGAAGGTGCTGAACGAGGTGGTGCCACTGCTgtgcctggcactggtgccagcgcTGCTGGGCCTCATTGGCTTCCACCTCTACCGCAAGGCCAGCAGCCCCAAGCTGTCCaagaagaagcagaaggaggagaagaggaacaaagccaaaaagaaataa
- the RND1 gene encoding rho-related GTP-binding protein Rho6, with product MRERRPAPAAPARCKLVLVGDVQCGKTAMLQVLAKDCYPETYVPTVFENYTACLASEEQRVELSLWDTSGSPYYDNVRPLCYSDSDAVLLCFDVSRPETLDSATKKWKTEILDYCPNTRVLLIGCKTDLRTDLSTLLELSHQKQAPISYEQGCAAARQLGAEGYLECSAFTSEKSVHSIFRAASGLCLSSAAPQPPRSPGRGLSKRLLHLPSRSELISSTFKKEKAKSCSVM from the exons ATGCGGGAGCGGAGGCCGGCACCGGCCGCCCCGGCCCGGTGCAAGCTGGTGCTGGTGGGTGACGTGCAGTGCGGCAAGACGGCCATGCTGCAGGTGCTGGCCAAGGATTGCTACCCTGAG ACGTACGTGCCCACCGTGTTTGAGAACTACACGGCGTGTCTGGCCAGCGAGGAGCAGCGGGTGGAACTGAGCCTCTGGGACACCTCCG GCTCCCCCTACTATGACAACGTGCGGCCCCTGTGCTACAGCGACTCGGACGCCGTCCTGCTCTGCTTCGATGTCAGCCGGCCCGAGACCCTCGACAGCGCCACCAAGaag TGGAAGACAGAAATCCTGGATTATTGCCCCAACACCCGCGTGCTGCTCATCGGCTGCAAGACGGACCTGAGGACAGACCTGAGCACGCTGCTGGAGCTCTCGCACCAGAAACAGGCGCCCATCTCCTACGAGCAG GGCTGCGCGGCCGCCCGGCAGTTGGGAGCCGAGGGTTACCTGGAGTGTTCGGCCTTCACCTCGGAGAAGAGCGTGCACAGCATCTTCCGCGCCGCGtccgggctgtgcctgagcagcgccgccccgcagcctccccgcagccccgggcgcgGCCtctccaagcgcctcctgcacCTCCCCAGCCGCTCCGAGCTCATCTCCTCCACCTTCAAGAAGGAAAAAGCGAAAAGCTGCTCCGTCATgtga